A single Populus nigra chromosome 13, ddPopNigr1.1, whole genome shotgun sequence DNA region contains:
- the LOC133671696 gene encoding TMV resistance protein N-like isoform X3 — translation MASTSVQGITSSSSSPPPLYMHDVFLSFRGKDTRNNFTSHLYSNLAQRGIDVYMDDRELERGKTIEPALWKAIEESRFSVIIFSRDYASSPWCLDELVKIVQCMKEMGQTVLPVFYDVDPSEVTERKRKYEEAFGEHEQNFKENLEKVRNWKDCLSTVANLSGWDVRNRDESESIKVIADCISYKLSLTLPTISKNLVGMDSRLEILKGYIGEEVGEAIFIGICGMGGIGKTTVARVVYDRFRWQFEGSCFLANVKEVFTEKDGRRRLQEQLLSEILMKRANICDSSRGIEMIKRKLQRKKILVVLDDVDDRKQLESLAAESKWFGPGSRIIITSRDKQVLTRNGVARIYEAEKLDDDDALTLFSQKAFKNDQPAEDFVELSKQVLGYANGLPLALEVIGSFMHGRSILEWGSAINRLNDIPDREIIDVLRISFDGLHELEKKIFLDIACFLKGFKKDRIIRILDSCGFHAQIGTQVLIEKSLISVSRDEVWMHNLLQIMGKEIVRCESPEEPRRRSRLWTYEDVCLALMDNTGKEKIEAIFLDIPGIKEAQWNMKAFSKMSKLRLLKIDNVQLSEGPGDLSNKLRFLEWHSYPSKSLPAGLQVDELVELHMANSSIEQLWYGYKSAVKLKIINLSNSLYLSKSPDLTGIPNLESLILEGCISLSEVHPSLGRHKKLQYVNLINCRSIRILPSNLEMESLKFFTLDGCSKLENFPDIVGNMNCLMKLCLDRTGIAELSSSIRHMIGLEVLSMNNCKKLESISRSIECLKSLKKLDLSGCSELKNIPGNLEKVESLEEFDVSGTSIRQLPASIFLLKNLAVLSLDGLRACNLRALPEDIGCLSSLKSLDLSRNNFVSLPRSINQLSGLEKLVLEDCTMLESLLEVPSKVQTVNLNGCISLKTIPDPIKLSSSQRSEFMCLDCWELYEHNGQDSMGSIMLERYLQGLSNPRPGFGIVVPGNEIPGWFNHQSKGSSISVQVPSWSMGFVACVTFSAYGESPLFCHFKANGRENYPSPMCLSCKVLFSDHIWLFYLSFDYLKELKEWQHGSFSNIELSFHSYERGVKVKNCGVCLLSSVYITPQPSALFTVTSKEAASSYKTSLAFSSSYHQWTTYVFPGIRVTDTSNAFTYLKSDLALRFIMPAEKEPEKVMAIRSRLFEAIEESGLSIIIFASDWASLPWCFGELVKIVGFMNEMRSDTVFPVSYDVEQSKIDDQKESYTIVFDKIGKDVRENEEKVQRWMDILSEVEISSGSKRLNIN, via the exons ATGGCTTCCACCAGCGTGCAAGGAATAacctcatcttcatcttctcctCCTCCACTATATATGCATGATGTGTTCCTTAGTTTTAGAGGCAAAGACACCCGGAACAACTTTACTAGTCATCTATATTCTAATCTGGCACAGAGAGGCATCGATGTGTACATGGATGATAGGGAGCTCGAGAGAGGAAAGACCATCGAACCTGCTCTCTGGAAGGCCATCGAAGAATCAAGGTTTTCAGTCATTATATTTTCAAGAGATTACGCTTCTTCACCATGGTGCTTGGATGAACTTGTCAAGATTGTTCAGTGCATGAAAGAGATGGGGCAAACTGTTCTGCCAGTTTTTTACGATGTGGATCCCTCAGAGGTAACCGAGCGGAAACGGAAATATGAGGAAGCCTTCGGTGAGCATGAAcaaaatttcaaggaaaacttGGAGAAGGTCCGGAACTGGAAAGATTGTCTCTCTACGGTGGCCAATCTATCTGGCTGGGACGTCCGGAATAG GGATGAATCGGAATCAATTAAAGTAATTGCTGACTGCATATCGTACAAACTAAGCCTCACTCTGCCAACAATTAGCAAAAATTTAGTTGGAATGGATTCTCGTCTAGAGATATTAAAAGGTTATATAGGTGAAGAAGTTGGCGAAGCAATCTTCATAGGGATTTGTGGAATGGGTGGCATAGGTAAGACGACTGTTGCAAGGGTAGTCTATGATAGGTTTCGTTGGCAATTTGAAGGCAGCTGCTTCTTAGCAAATGTCAAAGAAGTTTTTACTGAGAAAGATGGACGACGTCGTTTGCAGGAACAACTTCTTTCTGAAATCTTAATGAAACGAGCTAATATATGTGATTCTTCTAGAGGTATTGAAATGATAAAGCGGAAGTTACAACGTAAAAAGATTCTTGTTGTTCTTGATGATGTAGATGACCGTAAACAACTAGAATCCCTGGCTGCGGAGAGTAAATGGTTTGGTCCAGGGAGCAGAATTATCATAACAAGCAGAGATAAACAAGTGTTGACTAGAAATGGTGTTGCTAGAATTTATGAGGCTGAGAAattggatgatgatgatgctcttACGTTGTTTAGCCAGAAAGCTTTCAAAAATGACCAGCCTGCTGAAGATTTCGTGGAACTATCCAAGCAAGTTCTGGGTTATGCTAATGGCCTTCCACTGGCTCTTGAAGTTATAGGTTCGTTTATGCATGGAAGAAGTATCCTTGAATGGGGAAGTGCGATTAATAGACTAAATGATATTCCTGACCGTGAAATTATTGATGTGCTTCGCATTAGTTTTGATGGCCTCCATGAATtagagaagaaaatatttttagacaTTGCCTGTTTCCTGAAGGGGTTTAAAAAAGATAGAATAATAAGGATACTTGACAGCTGTGGATTCCATGCACAAATTGGAACACAAGTTCTTATTGAGAAATCTCTCATAAGTGTCTCTCGGGATGAAGTCTGGATGCATAATTTATTACAGATAATGGGTAAGGAAATTGTTCGTTGTGAATCCCCTGAAGAGCCTAGAAGGCGCAGTAGATTGTGGACATACGAGGATGTCTGCCTTGCACTGATGGACAACACA ggaaaagaaaagatagaagCCATTTTCTTGGACATACCTGGAATAAAAGAGGCACAATGGAACATGAAAGCCTTCTCTAAAATGAGCAAGCTAAGATTGCTCAAAATCGACAACGTGCAGCTTTCTGAAGGACCTGGAGATCTTTCCAATAAGTTGCGATTTCTTGAATGGCATTCTTACCCATCAAAATCATTACCAGCTGGTTTACAGGTGGATGAGCTGGTTGAACTTCACATGGCTAACAGTAGCATTGAGCAATTATGGTATGGGTATAAG AGTGCAGTTAAGTTGAAAATCATCAATCTCAGCAACTCACTATACCTGTCCAAGTCTCCAGATCTTACTGGAATTCCTAATCTCGAGAGTCTGATTCTTGAAGGTTGTATAAGTTTGTCTGAGGTCCATCCATCACTTGGACGTCACAAGAAGCTTCAATATGTGAATCTTATAAATTGCCGAAGTATTAGGATTCTCCCAAGCAACCTTGAAATGGAATCGCTTAAATTTTTCACTCTTGATGGCTGCTCAAAACTTGAGAACTTTCCAGATATAGTGGGAAACATGAACTGTTTGATGAAGCTTTGTTTGGACAGGACTGGTATTGCTGAACTATCTTCATCAATTCGTCATATGATTGGCTTAGAAGTATTGAGCATGAACAACTGCAAGAAGCTTGAAAGCATTTCGAGAAGCATAGAATGCTTGAAATCCCTTAAAAAACTTGATCTGTCTGGCTGCTCTGAACTTAAAAATATACCAGGGAATTTGGAGAAAGTTGAAAGTTTGGAGGAGTTTGACGTAAGTGGAACTTCAATAAGACAACTGCCAGCATCCATTTTTCTCTTAAAGAATCTTGCAGTATTATCTTTGGATGGTTTACGCGCTTGCAATTTAAGAGCACTTCCTGAAGATATTGGCTGCTTATCTTCATTGAAGTCCTTAGATCTGAGCCGGAATAACTTTGTTAGCCTGCCTAGGAGCATAAATCAGCTTTCTGGACTTGAAAAGCTTGTCTTGGAGGATTGCACGATGCTTGAATCTTTGCTTGAGGTTCCATCTAAAGTTCAAACAGTAAATTTGAATGGTTGTATAAGCCTAAAAACAATTCCAGATCCGATAAAGCTAAGCAGTTCCCAAAGATCAGAGTTCATGTGTCTTGACTGCTGGGAATTGTACGAGCATAATGGTCAAGATAGCATGGGGTCGATCATGCTTGAAAGATACCTCCAG GGTTTGTCTAATCCAAGACCTGGATTTGGTATCGTTGTTCCAGGAAATGAAATTCCAGGCTGGTTTAACCATCAAAGTAAGGGATCTTCAATTAGTGTGCAAGTGCCTAGTTGGAGCATGGGGTTTGTTGCATGTGTTACATTCAGTGCATATGGAGAAAGTCctcttttttgtcatttcaaaGCCAATGGAAGAGAGAATTATCCTTCGCCAATGTGTCTTAGTTGTAAAGTCCTCTTTTCAGATCATATTTGGCTATTCTATCTATCTTTTGATTACCTTAAAGAGCTTAAAGAATGGCAGCATGGATCCTTTAGCAACATTGAGTTGTCGTTTCATTCTTACGAGCGAGGAGTGAAGGTGAAGAATTGTGGTGTCTGCTTGTTATCTTCTGTATATATTACACCACAACCATCTGCCCTTTTTACTGTTACAAGCAAAGAAGCAGCTTCTTCATATAAAACTTCTTTAGCTTTTTCTTCATCTTACCATCAATGGACGACTTATGTTTTCCCTGGCATCAGAGTCACAGACACTAGTAATGCTTTCACCTATTTAAAGTCAGATCTAGCCCTTAGATTCATCATGCCAGCCGAGAAGGAACCAGAGAAAGTAATGGCAATTAGATCAAGACTCTTTGAGGCCATTGAAGAATCAGGGTTGTCAATTATTATATTTGCAAGCGATTGGGCTTCTTTACCTTGGTGCTTTGGAGAACTTGTCAAGATTGTCGGATTCATGAATGAGATGAGATCGGACACTGTGTTTCCAGTTTCTTATGATGTCGAACAATCAAAGATAGATGATCAAAAAGAGAGTTACACAATTGTCTTTGATAAGATTGGAAAAGATGTCAGGGAAAACGAGGAGAAGGTACAAAGATGGATGGATATTCTCAGTGAAGTTGAGATTTCATCTGGATCAAAAAG gttgaatataaattga